In Clostridium sp. DL-VIII, the following proteins share a genomic window:
- a CDS encoding MFS transporter, giving the protein MDKQLKMQANNRKTLNGKETITPMLTWIISIACAIIVANIYYIQPLLGELARDFMISQVSAGSIATITQIGFALGIILILPIADIVEKRKLINIMLIFSAISLFIMYYSRSFYIICAASLFIGFTSVITQLLVPIAAQMANKNERGSVIGKITSGLLIGMLLSRVISGLLGNYFNWKTIYLIASIAMIILSIILRILLPQFQPQSEIKYFEAFKSMAKLVRKYNILREASMTGAMVFSAFSAFWTSLTFLLKSPAYHMGSDIAGLFGLLGAVGAFCSPLFGKIADKKGSRFTVGIGIAFVTISYIILIIFGFKLWGLVIGVIILDLGSQICNVSNQTRVQQLTDEARSRVTAIYIFSFFVGGAMGSILGSYCFDYFGWIGVCCYGLLTQIIALSVHMIRNKATQKA; this is encoded by the coding sequence ATGGACAAACAATTAAAAATGCAAGCAAACAATAGAAAAACACTCAATGGTAAAGAAACAATTACGCCTATGCTAACATGGATAATTTCTATAGCATGTGCAATTATAGTAGCAAACATTTATTATATACAACCACTACTGGGAGAATTAGCAAGGGATTTTATGATATCCCAAGTAAGTGCAGGTAGTATAGCGACAATTACTCAAATAGGCTTTGCACTTGGTATTATTTTAATTTTACCTATTGCAGATATAGTTGAAAAAAGAAAACTAATTAATATCATGCTTATTTTTTCTGCAATATCTCTTTTCATTATGTATTATAGCCGAAGTTTTTATATAATCTGTGCTGCATCATTATTTATTGGTTTTACATCTGTGATTACTCAATTATTAGTTCCTATTGCTGCACAGATGGCAAATAAGAATGAAAGAGGAAGTGTAATCGGAAAAATAACTAGCGGATTACTTATAGGTATGCTGCTTTCACGTGTAATTAGCGGATTATTAGGAAACTACTTTAATTGGAAAACCATATATTTAATAGCATCAATAGCGATGATAATTTTATCAATTATTTTACGCATTCTATTACCACAGTTCCAGCCACAATCTGAAATTAAATATTTTGAGGCTTTTAAGTCTATGGCAAAACTAGTAAGAAAATATAATATTTTAAGGGAAGCTTCAATGACTGGAGCAATGGTTTTTAGTGCATTTAGTGCTTTTTGGACATCCCTTACCTTTTTGCTAAAATCTCCTGCTTATCACATGGGATCCGATATTGCTGGACTATTTGGTCTGTTAGGTGCTGTTGGTGCCTTCTGCTCACCACTTTTTGGCAAAATAGCTGATAAAAAAGGTTCTAGGTTCACTGTTGGAATAGGTATAGCTTTCGTAACTATATCATATATAATTTTAATAATATTTGGATTCAAGCTCTGGGGACTAGTTATTGGAGTAATCATACTTGACTTGGGGAGTCAAATTTGTAATGTTTCTAACCAGACAAGAGTTCAACAACTTACAGATGAGGCAAGAAGTAGAGTTACTGCTATATATATTTTTTCATTTTTTGTTGGTGGAGCTATGGGATCGATTTTAGGTTCATATTGCTTTGATTATTTTGGCTGGATAGGTGTTTGCTGTTATGGACTACTTACGCAGATTATTGCATTGTCAGTACATATGATTAGAAATAAGGCAACTCAAAAGGCTTAG
- a CDS encoding AraC family transcriptional regulator produces the protein MINGLVNMDGIHATAIPSLRLFRASNASEPLHTIYDPSLLLIVQGSKIVTLADENYQYDPTSYLVTSVHLPITGQIIQATSKEPYLCVQISFNTDQILDIIKESNEAWSGKVDSGRGIVVNRINSDLLDAVLRLVRLLYTPKDIPVLSPLIIHEILYRILQDRQGDLIKQFAMIGSHAHCIAKVIQIINSNFSKPLRIEELAKKVNMSTSSLHNQFKKVTAMSPLQYQKLIRLQEARRLLFAESSEAANVGFQVGYESPSQFSREYARMFGLPPISDINRIRASLASGTALI, from the coding sequence ATGATTAATGGACTTGTTAACATGGATGGAATACATGCTACAGCTATACCTTCTTTGCGGTTATTTCGCGCATCCAATGCTTCTGAGCCCTTACACACTATTTATGACCCATCGTTATTGCTAATTGTACAGGGATCAAAAATTGTAACGCTAGCTGATGAAAATTATCAGTATGATCCAACATCATATTTGGTTACATCTGTTCACCTTCCTATTACTGGTCAAATAATTCAAGCTACTTCTAAAGAACCTTATTTATGTGTGCAAATAAGCTTTAATACGGATCAAATACTTGATATTATTAAGGAATCAAATGAGGCGTGGAGTGGTAAGGTGGATTCAGGACGTGGAATAGTGGTTAATAGAATAAATTCTGATTTGCTTGATGCTGTGTTAAGACTTGTTCGTCTTTTATATACACCTAAGGATATTCCAGTTCTTTCGCCTTTGATAATTCATGAAATTCTTTATAGAATTCTGCAGGATAGGCAAGGAGATCTCATTAAGCAATTTGCAATGATTGGGAGTCATGCACATTGTATTGCAAAAGTTATTCAGATTATAAATAGTAATTTTTCAAAACCGCTGCGAATTGAAGAATTGGCAAAGAAAGTTAACATGAGTACATCTTCATTACACAATCAGTTTAAAAAAGTAACGGCAATGAGTCCTTTGCAATATCAAAAGCTGATAAGATTGCAAGAGGCGCGACGTCTGCTGTTTGCAGAGTCATCTGAAGCAGCAAATGTTGGTTTTCAAGTAGGTTATGAAAGCCCATCTCAATTTAGCAGAGAATATGCACGCATGTTTGGATTGCCTCCTATAAGCGATATAAATCGTATTCGAGCTTCGTTAGCTTCAGGCACTGCTTTAATCTAA
- a CDS encoding SDR family oxidoreductase: MLHILREDFIMNTTKKERIAIVTGGSRGIGRAISERLASDGQTVVIAYANNAVEADKTVQSIVEKGGKAIAIKADISDEVAVSKLFDMTEKDFGGVDVVVNSAGIMGLNTIANFDLNKLDQIIRTNIRGTFVVDQQAARRVRSGGAIINLSTSVKKLALPTYAAYTASKGAVDAISLVLAKELRGRDITVNAVAPGPTATELFFEGKDDETIDRMAKMNPIERLGKPEDIAEVISFLAGPARWINGQTIYVNGGMV; encoded by the coding sequence GTGCTGCATATATTAAGGGAGGATTTTATTATGAATACAACTAAAAAAGAAAGAATTGCAATTGTTACAGGAGGATCACGTGGAATTGGACGTGCAATCTCAGAACGTCTCGCATCTGACGGACAAACAGTAGTTATAGCATATGCAAATAATGCTGTTGAAGCTGATAAAACTGTCCAATCCATAGTAGAAAAAGGAGGAAAGGCAATTGCTATTAAGGCAGATATTAGCGACGAAGTGGCAGTCAGCAAACTTTTTGATATGACCGAGAAAGACTTTGGCGGAGTAGATGTTGTAGTTAACTCAGCTGGAATTATGGGGCTTAATACAATTGCTAATTTCGATCTTAATAAGCTTGATCAAATAATTCGTACAAATATCCGTGGTACCTTTGTTGTTGATCAACAAGCTGCCCGTCGCGTAAGATCTGGAGGAGCTATTATTAATCTTTCTACTTCAGTAAAGAAACTTGCATTGCCTACTTATGCTGCCTATACTGCTAGCAAGGGAGCTGTTGATGCAATCAGCCTTGTACTTGCAAAAGAACTCCGTGGTCGCGATATCACTGTAAATGCAGTAGCTCCTGGACCAACAGCAACAGAACTATTTTTTGAAGGCAAGGATGATGAGACAATTGATCGAATGGCCAAGATGAACCCTATTGAACGTTTAGGGAAACCAGAAGATATTGCTGAAGTAATTTCCTTTTTAGCAGGTCCAGCTAGATGGATCAATGGTCAAACCATTTATGTTAATGGAGGTATGGTTTAG
- a CDS encoding conjugal transfer protein, with protein MNFIKGENKETKRKTKKLKVYKVNTHKKAVIVLWILLIASFCFAVYKNFTAINIKTVYETKVIDKEIVDTHKIENFVKNFAQDYYTWQPSQASIDSRNEAIKKYLTEELQTLNVDTIRRDIPTSSTVQNVEIWVVKQDEEKQFQVIFTVDQLITEGENKKNISSAYEVTVYVDDDGNMVIIKNPTICSIPSKSSYQPKVKESDGTVDVATAEEVNEFLKTFFKLYPTASEKELSYYIKDSALKPIGKEYVFSELLNPIYTKKGNQIEVFVSVKYLDQQTKVTQISQFNLILEKESNWMIVR; from the coding sequence ATGAATTTTATAAAAGGAGAAAATAAAGAAACAAAGCGAAAAACTAAAAAATTAAAAGTATATAAAGTAAATACACATAAAAAAGCAGTAATTGTCTTGTGGATACTTCTTATAGCTAGTTTTTGTTTTGCAGTATATAAAAATTTTACAGCAATAAATATTAAAACAGTTTATGAAACTAAAGTTATTGATAAAGAAATAGTTGATACACATAAGATAGAAAACTTTGTGAAGAATTTTGCACAGGATTATTACACATGGCAGCCGTCACAAGCTTCAATTGATAGCAGAAATGAAGCAATAAAAAAATATCTTACAGAAGAATTGCAAACTTTAAATGTTGATACTATACGCAGAGATATACCTACTAGCTCTACCGTTCAAAATGTGGAAATTTGGGTTGTAAAACAAGATGAAGAGAAGCAATTTCAAGTGATTTTTACAGTAGATCAGCTTATTACAGAAGGAGAAAATAAGAAAAATATAAGTTCCGCCTATGAAGTCACAGTATACGTAGATGATGATGGAAATATGGTTATAATAAAAAATCCAACAATTTGTAGCATACCTTCAAAATCAAGTTATCAGCCAAAAGTAAAAGAAAGTGATGGAACTGTGGACGTTGCAACTGCTGAAGAAGTTAATGAATTTCTAAAGACATTCTTTAAGCTATATCCAACAGCAAGTGAAAAGGAATTATCTTACTATATAAAAGATAGTGCATTAAAACCAATAGGTAAAGAGTATGTATTTTCAGAATTACTGAATCCTATATATACAAAGAAAGGAAATCAAATTGAAGTATTTGTATCAGTAAAATACTTAGATCAGCAAACAAAAGTAACTCAAATTTCACAGTTTAATTTAATCTTAGAAAAAGAAAGTAACTGGATGATTGTTAGATGA
- a CDS encoding bifunctional lysozyme/C40 family peptidase has protein sequence MRKKHFIILISGIFAVFFVMLFFVAIIFSDEENEDSNIKYGGVSVSAEVLAYEPLVEKYAKEYGISEYVNYLLAIMQVESGGTLQDVMQSSESEGLQTNTLNAEESIKQGCKYFASLLKTDKSKDCDINTVIQSYNYGGGFIDYVAGQGRKYTFELAENFANEKSGGNKEKYDNPIAVKENGGWKYSYGNMFYVLLVSQYITSEKFDNATVQAVMNEALKYKGWKYVYGGYTPTTSFDCSGLVQWCYGKVGINLPRTAQEQYDATQHIPLSEAQAGDLVFFHSTYDAGTYITHVGIYQGNNRMYQAGDPIGYADLTSAYWQEHLVCAGRVKK, from the coding sequence ATGAGGAAAAAACATTTCATTATTCTAATCTCTGGTATATTTGCTGTGTTCTTTGTCATGCTTTTCTTTGTAGCTATAATTTTTTCAGATGAAGAAAACGAAGACTCAAATATTAAGTATGGTGGGGTTAGCGTATCGGCGGAAGTATTGGCATATGAACCTTTAGTTGAAAAATATGCTAAAGAATATGGAATTTCAGAATATGTCAATTACTTGCTTGCAATTATGCAGGTGGAATCTGGTGGTACGCTTCAAGATGTTATGCAATCGAGTGAATCAGAGGGACTTCAAACAAATACATTAAATGCAGAAGAATCTATAAAGCAGGGATGCAAGTACTTTGCTTCTCTGCTTAAAACCGACAAAAGTAAGGATTGTGATATTAATACGGTTATTCAATCTTATAACTATGGAGGCGGTTTTATTGATTATGTGGCAGGTCAAGGAAGAAAATATACTTTTGAACTTGCGGAGAATTTTGCAAATGAGAAGTCTGGAGGAAATAAAGAAAAATATGATAATCCAATAGCTGTTAAAGAAAATGGAGGATGGAAGTACAGTTATGGAAATATGTTTTATGTTTTGCTTGTGTCACAGTATATAACATCGGAAAAATTTGATAATGCAACTGTACAAGCTGTCATGAATGAAGCTTTGAAATATAAGGGATGGAAATATGTATATGGTGGATATACTCCAACAACTTCATTTGATTGCAGCGGGCTTGTTCAGTGGTGTTATGGAAAGGTTGGTATCAATTTACCTAGAACAGCACAAGAGCAGTATGACGCTACACAGCATATTCCACTATCAGAAGCGCAGGCTGGAGATCTGGTGTTTTTTCATTCCACCTATGATGCTGGAACTTATATTACTCATGTTGGAATATATCAAGGAAATAATCGTATGTATCAGGCTGGTGACCCTATAGGATATGCAGATTTAACAAGCGCTTATTGGCAGGAACATTTAGTTTGTGCAGGAAGAGTTAAAAAATAG
- a CDS encoding membrane protein, translated as MKQAKIKKQKEKFNCQRAMKIAITVLGVLVIAIFILAIMGTVAHAAGLVDDTVKASNEYSKYPLDNYQIDFYVDNSWDWLPWNWIDGIGKQVMYGLYAITNFIWTISLFLSNATGYLVQEAYSLDFISATADSIGKNMQTIAGISTSGFSSNGFYEGFLLIFILILGIYVGYTGLIKRETTKAIHAVVNFIVVFVLSAAFIAYAPDYIEKINGFSADISNASLSIGTKIVMPNSKSQDKDSVDLIRDSLFAIQVKQPWLLLQYDNSDIKAIGENRVEKLLATSPDDNNGKDREDIVKSEIEDNKNTNLTITKTINRLGMVFFLFIFNIGISAFVFLLTGIMIFSQVLFIIYAMFLPVSFLLSMIPTFESMTKRAIMKLFNTIMSRAGITLIVTTAFSISTMLYNLSTGYPFFLIAFLQIVAFAGIYFKLGDLMSMFSLQSGESQSMGRQILRRPRMLMMAHMHRLQHKLGRSIAANGKKSNAGKKSSNDFRSSASRTAQADHTRADGKQQENPNNKEPFGRRAGQAAGKVMDTKDHIKDTAGHIKEQAKDLPVNAKYALYHGKSQIEDGISDFKTSITDTRKARQQGRKDKENKRRMTIAERRLKMEQARKSKTENPVEPSKITNSAHERPATTGTQGKAFNPVKRDEAETIQPDIKNGNKNKPNANRPNERVIKEPIEKLKDDNLDNPLSNKERKIVRKDRTSTRTEHKPPSDKQSNRTSNIEKQQPSKVGYSVSTEKGFQRKSIKVNRITVNRGSGIQKKFKIINSPQSLKKRGEKK; from the coding sequence ATGAAGCAAGCAAAGATAAAGAAACAGAAAGAAAAATTTAATTGTCAGCGTGCAATGAAAATAGCAATTACTGTACTTGGGGTATTAGTGATTGCTATTTTTATATTAGCAATAATGGGAACAGTGGCACATGCAGCAGGGCTTGTTGATGATACGGTAAAGGCTAGTAATGAATACAGTAAATATCCACTAGATAATTACCAGATTGACTTTTACGTAGATAATAGCTGGGATTGGTTACCTTGGAATTGGATTGATGGTATTGGAAAACAGGTTATGTATGGTCTATATGCTATTACAAATTTTATATGGACTATCAGCCTTTTTCTATCTAATGCTACAGGGTACTTAGTGCAGGAAGCCTATTCTCTTGATTTTATATCGGCAACAGCAGATTCAATCGGAAAGAATATGCAGACTATAGCAGGTATTAGTACAAGTGGTTTTTCTTCAAATGGCTTCTATGAAGGTTTTTTGTTAATTTTCATTTTGATACTTGGAATTTATGTTGGTTATACAGGACTTATCAAAAGGGAAACTACAAAAGCTATTCATGCAGTCGTGAATTTCATTGTTGTGTTTGTATTATCAGCTGCATTTATTGCCTATGCACCAGACTATATCGAAAAAATTAATGGCTTTTCTGCTGACATTAGTAATGCCAGTTTATCAATTGGTACAAAAATTGTAATGCCGAACTCTAAAAGCCAGGACAAAGACAGCGTAGACCTTATTCGTGATAGTTTGTTTGCTATACAGGTAAAGCAGCCTTGGTTACTACTTCAATATGATAACTCTGATATAAAAGCTATTGGAGAAAACAGGGTTGAAAAATTACTCGCTACAAGTCCAGATGATAATAACGGAAAAGATAGAGAAGATATAGTAAAGTCTGAAATAGAAGATAATAAAAATACCAATCTCACCATAACAAAAACTATTAATCGTTTAGGAATGGTGTTTTTTCTTTTTATCTTCAATATTGGAATTTCAGCCTTTGTATTTCTGCTTACTGGCATTATGATTTTTTCGCAGGTGCTTTTTATAATTTATGCAATGTTTTTACCAGTAAGTTTTCTGTTAAGTATGATACCGACCTTTGAGAGCATGACAAAGCGTGCCATTATGAAGCTATTTAATACTATTATGTCAAGAGCAGGAATTACATTAATAGTCACAACTGCTTTTAGTATTTCTACTATGCTTTATAATTTATCCACTGGCTATCCATTTTTTTTAATAGCTTTCTTACAGATAGTGGCCTTTGCAGGTATTTACTTTAAACTTGGTGATTTAATGAGCATGTTTTCACTACAAAGCGGTGAATCTCAAAGCATGGGAAGGCAGATTTTAAGAAGACCACGTATGCTTATGATGGCTCATATGCACCGGCTGCAACATAAGCTTGGACGTTCAATTGCAGCTAATGGGAAAAAATCTAATGCAGGTAAAAAATCAAGTAATGATTTTAGAAGTTCTGCTTCAAGAACTGCGCAAGCGGATCATACAAGAGCAGACGGAAAGCAACAGGAAAATCCTAATAATAAAGAACCATTTGGAAGAAGAGCTGGACAAGCAGCAGGTAAAGTAATGGATACTAAAGACCACATCAAAGATACAGCAGGGCATATTAAAGAGCAGGCAAAGGATTTACCAGTTAATGCTAAGTATGCTTTGTATCATGGAAAATCACAAATTGAAGATGGAATTTCTGACTTTAAAACAAGTATTACGGATACAAGAAAAGCAAGACAGCAAGGAAGAAAAGATAAAGAAAATAAGCGAAGAATGACAATTGCAGAACGCCGTTTAAAAATGGAACAGGCACGTAAAAGCAAAACTGAAAATCCAGTAGAACCTAGTAAAATTACTAATTCAGCTCATGAAAGACCTGCTACAACTGGAACACAAGGAAAAGCATTTAATCCCGTCAAAAGGGATGAAGCGGAAACTATACAACCTGATATAAAAAATGGTAACAAGAATAAACCAAATGCCAATAGGCCAAATGAAAGAGTTATTAAAGAACCTATAGAAAAATTAAAGGATGATAACTTAGATAATCCACTATCAAATAAAGAACGTAAAATTGTGAGAAAAGATAGAACTTCAACAAGAACAGAACATAAACCTCCATCTGATAAGCAAAGCAATCGGACTTCAAATATAGAGAAACAACAGCCTTCTAAAGTTGGATATTCTGTTTCAACGGAGAAAGGGTTCCAAAGAAAATCTATAAAAGTAAATAGAATTACTGTTAACCGTGGATCAGGTATACAGAAGAAATTTAAAATTATTAACAGTCCCCAATCCTTAAAGAAGAGAGGGGAGAAGAAATGA